The following are encoded together in the Gasterosteus aculeatus chromosome 7, fGasAcu3.hap1.1, whole genome shotgun sequence genome:
- the LOC144410205 gene encoding phosphatidylinositol-binding clathrin assembly protein isoform X7 — protein MSGQSITDRIAAAQHSMTGSAISKAVCKATTHEVSGPKKKHLDYLIHCTNEMNVSIPQLADTLFERTANSSWVVVFKALITTHHLTMYGNERLIQYLASRNSLFNLNNFLDKGALQGYDMSTFIRRYSRYLNEKAMSYRLVAVDFTKMKRGIDGVMRSMNTEKLIKTLPIIQNQLDALLDFQANPNELTNGVINSAFMLLFKDSIRLFAAYNEGVINLLEKYFDMKKNQCKDALDIYKKFLYRMTKLSEFLKVAEQVGIDQGDIPDLSQAPSSLLEALEQHLASLEGKKTKELNADTRASTLSSAVSSLSSTGMSFSRMDEKEKQQALEEEQARLQALKDQRLKEMGMQTPPSASPSSQSISGGINNNNHITHTTELFTSTLSANSVPNLNSDLFDLQPAFIPAVQSNPSISTATSAWGGLEQQQQQPPPPQQTSAAIAADFDAVFGNKAAPGNNGPQPAAGFDALGDLLKPTMPAHAAPLAPPQMAIHHGGKLLANDLDSSLANLVGNLQFGGAPAKKPEMQWNQAGEKKLTGGHNWQNKTMSTTQWGPAPMAPQPMPVQHVNGMFYTSYAPAPMAFPMTTPQVPVYGMVPPQMGQMGGVPVMAPQPMMYNQPVLRPTNPFAPMPGAQVSYPVLVHSYAHSDTFATEKMQFM, from the exons ATCTGATCCACTGCACCAACGAGATGAACGTGAGCATCCCCCAGCTGGCCGACACGCTGTTCGAGCGCACGGCCAACTCCAGCTGGGTGGTGGTCTTCAAAGCCCTGATCACCACCCACCACCTCACCATGTACGGCAACGAG CGTTTGATCCAGTACCTGGCCTCCAGAAACTCTCTGTTCAACCTCAACAACTTCCTGGATAAAGGAGCCCTGCAAg gTTACGACATGTCGACCTTCATCAGACGATACAGCCGCTATCTGAACGAGAAGGCCATGTCCTACAGGCTGGTGGCGGTGGACTTCACCAAGATGAAGAGGGG GATCGACGGCGTGATGCGTAGCATGAACACAGAGAAGCTGATCAAGACGCTGCCGATCATTCAGAACCAGCTGGACGCTCTGCTGGATTTCCAG gCCAACCCTAATGAGCTCACCAACGGAGTGATCAACTCCGCCTTCATGCTGCTCTTCAAAGACTCCATCAGGCTGTTTGCAGCTTACAATGAAGGGGTCATCAACCTAttgg AGAAATACTTTGACATGAAGAAGAACCAGTGCAAAGATGCTCTGGACATCTACAAGAAATTTCTTTACAGGATGACGAAGCTGTCAGAGTTCCTCAAAGTGGCCGAg CAAGTCGGAATAGATCAGGGTGACATCCCAGATCTCTCACAG GCCCCCAGCAGCCTCCTGGAGGCTCTGGAGCAGCACCTGGCCTCTCTGGAGGGCAAGAAGACCAAGGAGCTGAATGCAGACACCAG AGCGTCCACTCTGTCCAGCGCCGTCTCATCTCTGTCCTCCACCGGCATGTCCTTCAGCCGCATGgacgagaaggagaagcagcaggccctggaggaggaacaggcCAGACTGCAGGCTCTCAAG gACCAGCGTCTGAAGGAGATGGGCATGCAgactcctccctctgcctcccccagCAGCCAGTCGATAAGCGGcggcatcaacaacaacaaccacatcacacacaccacagagcTGTTCACCTCCACGCTGTCTGccaacag cgtGCCCAATCTGAACAGCGACCTGTTTGATCTCCAGCCGGCCTTCATCCCTGCTGTGCAGAGCAATCCTTCAATCTCCACTGCCACCAGTGCCTGGGGAG gattggagcagcagcagcagcagccgccgccgccgcagcagaCCAGCGCGGCCATTGCTGCAGATTTCGATGCCGTGTTTGGGAATAAGGCCGCGCCCGGTAACAACGGCCCACAACCTGCAGCCG GCTTCGACGCTCTGGGAGACCTGTTGAAGCCGACCATGCCGGCGcacgccgcccccctcgccccccctcaaatggccatccatcacggagggAAGCTGCTGGCCAACGACCTGGACTCCTCGCTGGCCAACCTCGTGGGCA ATCTGCAGTTCGGCGGTGCGCCGGCCAAGAA GCCCGAGATGCAGTGGAACCAGGCTGGGGAGAAGAAGCTGACGGGGGGACACAACTGGCAGAATAAGACCATGTCGACCACCCAGTGGGGCCCGGCCCCCATGGCGCCACAGCCCATGCCGGTGCAACACGTG AATGGAATGTTCTATACTAGTTAT GCTCCGGCTCCGATGGCGTTCCCCATGACCACACCACAAGTGCCTGTGTACGGAATG GTCCCCCCCCAGATGGGCCAGATGGGCGGGGTCCCAGTGATGGCTCCTCAGCCGATGATGTACAACCAGCCCGTCCTCCGGCCCACCAACCCCTTCGCCCCGATGCCCGGCGCCCAGGTCAGCTACCCGGTGCTCGTGCACTCGTACGCACACAGCGACACCTTCGCCACTGAAAAG ATGCAGTTTATGTAA
- the LOC144410205 gene encoding phosphatidylinositol-binding clathrin assembly protein isoform X11, whose translation MSGQSITDRIAAAQHSMTGSAISKAVCKATTHEVSGPKKKHLDYLIHCTNEMNVSIPQLADTLFERTANSSWVVVFKALITTHHLTMYGNERLIQYLASRNSLFNLNNFLDKGALQGYDMSTFIRRYSRYLNEKAMSYRLVAVDFTKMKRGIDGVMRSMNTEKLIKTLPIIQNQLDALLDFQANPNELTNGVINSAFMLLFKDSIRLFAAYNEGVINLLEKYFDMKKNQCKDALDIYKKFLYRMTKLSEFLKVAEQVGIDQGDIPDLSQAPSSLLEALEQHLASLEGKKTKELNADTRASTLSSAVSSLSSTGMSFSRMDEKEKQQALEEEQARLQALKDQRLKEMGMQTPPSASPSSQSISGGINNNNHITHTTELFTSTLSANSVPNLNSDLFDLQPAFIPAVQSNPSISTATSAWGGLEQQQQQPPPPQQTSAAIAADFDAVFGNKAAPGNNGPQPAAGFDALGDLLKPTMPAHAAPLAPPQMAIHHGGKLLANDLDSSLANLVGNLQFGGAPAKKPEMQWNQAGEKKLTGGHNWQNKTMSTTQWGPAPMAPQPMPVQHVAPAPMAFPMTTPQVPVYGMVPPQMGQMGGVPVMAPQPMMYNQPVLRPTNPFAPMPGAQVSYPVLVHSYAHSDTFATEKMQFM comes from the exons ATCTGATCCACTGCACCAACGAGATGAACGTGAGCATCCCCCAGCTGGCCGACACGCTGTTCGAGCGCACGGCCAACTCCAGCTGGGTGGTGGTCTTCAAAGCCCTGATCACCACCCACCACCTCACCATGTACGGCAACGAG CGTTTGATCCAGTACCTGGCCTCCAGAAACTCTCTGTTCAACCTCAACAACTTCCTGGATAAAGGAGCCCTGCAAg gTTACGACATGTCGACCTTCATCAGACGATACAGCCGCTATCTGAACGAGAAGGCCATGTCCTACAGGCTGGTGGCGGTGGACTTCACCAAGATGAAGAGGGG GATCGACGGCGTGATGCGTAGCATGAACACAGAGAAGCTGATCAAGACGCTGCCGATCATTCAGAACCAGCTGGACGCTCTGCTGGATTTCCAG gCCAACCCTAATGAGCTCACCAACGGAGTGATCAACTCCGCCTTCATGCTGCTCTTCAAAGACTCCATCAGGCTGTTTGCAGCTTACAATGAAGGGGTCATCAACCTAttgg AGAAATACTTTGACATGAAGAAGAACCAGTGCAAAGATGCTCTGGACATCTACAAGAAATTTCTTTACAGGATGACGAAGCTGTCAGAGTTCCTCAAAGTGGCCGAg CAAGTCGGAATAGATCAGGGTGACATCCCAGATCTCTCACAG GCCCCCAGCAGCCTCCTGGAGGCTCTGGAGCAGCACCTGGCCTCTCTGGAGGGCAAGAAGACCAAGGAGCTGAATGCAGACACCAG AGCGTCCACTCTGTCCAGCGCCGTCTCATCTCTGTCCTCCACCGGCATGTCCTTCAGCCGCATGgacgagaaggagaagcagcaggccctggaggaggaacaggcCAGACTGCAGGCTCTCAAG gACCAGCGTCTGAAGGAGATGGGCATGCAgactcctccctctgcctcccccagCAGCCAGTCGATAAGCGGcggcatcaacaacaacaaccacatcacacacaccacagagcTGTTCACCTCCACGCTGTCTGccaacag cgtGCCCAATCTGAACAGCGACCTGTTTGATCTCCAGCCGGCCTTCATCCCTGCTGTGCAGAGCAATCCTTCAATCTCCACTGCCACCAGTGCCTGGGGAG gattggagcagcagcagcagcagccgccgccgccgcagcagaCCAGCGCGGCCATTGCTGCAGATTTCGATGCCGTGTTTGGGAATAAGGCCGCGCCCGGTAACAACGGCCCACAACCTGCAGCCG GCTTCGACGCTCTGGGAGACCTGTTGAAGCCGACCATGCCGGCGcacgccgcccccctcgccccccctcaaatggccatccatcacggagggAAGCTGCTGGCCAACGACCTGGACTCCTCGCTGGCCAACCTCGTGGGCA ATCTGCAGTTCGGCGGTGCGCCGGCCAAGAA GCCCGAGATGCAGTGGAACCAGGCTGGGGAGAAGAAGCTGACGGGGGGACACAACTGGCAGAATAAGACCATGTCGACCACCCAGTGGGGCCCGGCCCCCATGGCGCCACAGCCCATGCCGGTGCAACACGTG GCTCCGGCTCCGATGGCGTTCCCCATGACCACACCACAAGTGCCTGTGTACGGAATG GTCCCCCCCCAGATGGGCCAGATGGGCGGGGTCCCAGTGATGGCTCCTCAGCCGATGATGTACAACCAGCCCGTCCTCCGGCCCACCAACCCCTTCGCCCCGATGCCCGGCGCCCAGGTCAGCTACCCGGTGCTCGTGCACTCGTACGCACACAGCGACACCTTCGCCACTGAAAAG ATGCAGTTTATGTAA
- the LOC144410205 gene encoding phosphatidylinositol-binding clathrin assembly protein isoform X18, with protein MSGQSITDRIAAAQHSMTGSAISKAVCKATTHEVSGPKKKHLDYLIHCTNEMNVSIPQLADTLFERTANSSWVVVFKALITTHHLTMYGNERLIQYLASRNSLFNLNNFLDKGALQGYDMSTFIRRYSRYLNEKAMSYRLVAVDFTKMKRGIDGVMRSMNTEKLIKTLPIIQNQLDALLDFQANPNELTNGVINSAFMLLFKDSIRLFAAYNEGVINLLEKYFDMKKNQCKDALDIYKKFLYRMTKLSEFLKVAEQVGIDQGDIPDLSQKTKGSYIAPSSLLEALEQHLASLEGKKTKELNADTRASTLSSAVSSLSSTGMSFSRMDEKEKQQALEEEQARLQALKRLKEMGMQTPPSASPSSQSISGGINNNNHITHTTELFTSTLSANSVPNLNSDLFDLQPAFIPAVQSNPSISTATSAWGGLEQQQQQPPPPQQTSAAIAADFDAVFGNKAAPGNNGPQPAAGFDALGDLLKPTMPAHAAPLAPPQMAIHHGGKLLANDLDSSLANLVGNLQFGGAPAKKPEMQWNQAGEKKLTGGHNWQNKTMSTTQWGPAPMAPQPMPVQHVAPAPMAFPMTTPQVPVYGMVPPQMGQMGGVPVMAPQPMMYNQPVLRPTNPFAPMPGAQMQFM; from the exons ATCTGATCCACTGCACCAACGAGATGAACGTGAGCATCCCCCAGCTGGCCGACACGCTGTTCGAGCGCACGGCCAACTCCAGCTGGGTGGTGGTCTTCAAAGCCCTGATCACCACCCACCACCTCACCATGTACGGCAACGAG CGTTTGATCCAGTACCTGGCCTCCAGAAACTCTCTGTTCAACCTCAACAACTTCCTGGATAAAGGAGCCCTGCAAg gTTACGACATGTCGACCTTCATCAGACGATACAGCCGCTATCTGAACGAGAAGGCCATGTCCTACAGGCTGGTGGCGGTGGACTTCACCAAGATGAAGAGGGG GATCGACGGCGTGATGCGTAGCATGAACACAGAGAAGCTGATCAAGACGCTGCCGATCATTCAGAACCAGCTGGACGCTCTGCTGGATTTCCAG gCCAACCCTAATGAGCTCACCAACGGAGTGATCAACTCCGCCTTCATGCTGCTCTTCAAAGACTCCATCAGGCTGTTTGCAGCTTACAATGAAGGGGTCATCAACCTAttgg AGAAATACTTTGACATGAAGAAGAACCAGTGCAAAGATGCTCTGGACATCTACAAGAAATTTCTTTACAGGATGACGAAGCTGTCAGAGTTCCTCAAAGTGGCCGAg CAAGTCGGAATAGATCAGGGTGACATCCCAGATCTCTCACAG aaaacaaaaggatctTACATT GCCCCCAGCAGCCTCCTGGAGGCTCTGGAGCAGCACCTGGCCTCTCTGGAGGGCAAGAAGACCAAGGAGCTGAATGCAGACACCAG AGCGTCCACTCTGTCCAGCGCCGTCTCATCTCTGTCCTCCACCGGCATGTCCTTCAGCCGCATGgacgagaaggagaagcagcaggccctggaggaggaacaggcCAGACTGCAGGCTCTCAAG CGTCTGAAGGAGATGGGCATGCAgactcctccctctgcctcccccagCAGCCAGTCGATAAGCGGcggcatcaacaacaacaaccacatcacacacaccacagagcTGTTCACCTCCACGCTGTCTGccaacag cgtGCCCAATCTGAACAGCGACCTGTTTGATCTCCAGCCGGCCTTCATCCCTGCTGTGCAGAGCAATCCTTCAATCTCCACTGCCACCAGTGCCTGGGGAG gattggagcagcagcagcagcagccgccgccgccgcagcagaCCAGCGCGGCCATTGCTGCAGATTTCGATGCCGTGTTTGGGAATAAGGCCGCGCCCGGTAACAACGGCCCACAACCTGCAGCCG GCTTCGACGCTCTGGGAGACCTGTTGAAGCCGACCATGCCGGCGcacgccgcccccctcgccccccctcaaatggccatccatcacggagggAAGCTGCTGGCCAACGACCTGGACTCCTCGCTGGCCAACCTCGTGGGCA ATCTGCAGTTCGGCGGTGCGCCGGCCAAGAA GCCCGAGATGCAGTGGAACCAGGCTGGGGAGAAGAAGCTGACGGGGGGACACAACTGGCAGAATAAGACCATGTCGACCACCCAGTGGGGCCCGGCCCCCATGGCGCCACAGCCCATGCCGGTGCAACACGTG GCTCCGGCTCCGATGGCGTTCCCCATGACCACACCACAAGTGCCTGTGTACGGAATG GTCCCCCCCCAGATGGGCCAGATGGGCGGGGTCCCAGTGATGGCTCCTCAGCCGATGATGTACAACCAGCCCGTCCTCCGGCCCACCAACCCCTTCGCCCCGATGCCCGGCGCCCAG ATGCAGTTTATGTAA
- the LOC144410205 gene encoding phosphatidylinositol-binding clathrin assembly protein isoform X12: MSGQSITDRIAAAQHSMTGSAISKAVCKATTHEVSGPKKKHLDYLIHCTNEMNVSIPQLADTLFERTANSSWVVVFKALITTHHLTMYGNERLIQYLASRNSLFNLNNFLDKGALQGYDMSTFIRRYSRYLNEKAMSYRLVAVDFTKMKRGIDGVMRSMNTEKLIKTLPIIQNQLDALLDFQANPNELTNGVINSAFMLLFKDSIRLFAAYNEGVINLLEKYFDMKKNQCKDALDIYKKFLYRMTKLSEFLKVAEQVGIDQGDIPDLSQKTKGSYIAPSSLLEALEQHLASLEGKKTKELNADTRASTLSSAVSSLSSTGMSFSRMDEKEKQQALEEEQARLQALKDQRLKEMGMQTPPSASPSSQSISGGINNNNHITHTTELFTSTLSANSVPNLNSDLFDLQPAFIPAVQSNPSISTATSAWGGLEQQQQQPPPPQQTSAAIAADFDAVFGNKAAPGNNGPQPAAGFDALGDLLKPTMPAHAAPLAPPQMAIHHGGKLLANDLDSSLANLVGNLQFGGAPAKNSSLFRPEMQWNQAGEKKLTGGHNWQNKTMSTTQWGPAPMAPQPMPVQHVNGMFYTSYAPAPMAFPMTTPQVPVYGMVPPQMGQMGGVPVMAPQPMMYNQPVLRPTNPFAPMPGAQMQFM, translated from the exons ATCTGATCCACTGCACCAACGAGATGAACGTGAGCATCCCCCAGCTGGCCGACACGCTGTTCGAGCGCACGGCCAACTCCAGCTGGGTGGTGGTCTTCAAAGCCCTGATCACCACCCACCACCTCACCATGTACGGCAACGAG CGTTTGATCCAGTACCTGGCCTCCAGAAACTCTCTGTTCAACCTCAACAACTTCCTGGATAAAGGAGCCCTGCAAg gTTACGACATGTCGACCTTCATCAGACGATACAGCCGCTATCTGAACGAGAAGGCCATGTCCTACAGGCTGGTGGCGGTGGACTTCACCAAGATGAAGAGGGG GATCGACGGCGTGATGCGTAGCATGAACACAGAGAAGCTGATCAAGACGCTGCCGATCATTCAGAACCAGCTGGACGCTCTGCTGGATTTCCAG gCCAACCCTAATGAGCTCACCAACGGAGTGATCAACTCCGCCTTCATGCTGCTCTTCAAAGACTCCATCAGGCTGTTTGCAGCTTACAATGAAGGGGTCATCAACCTAttgg AGAAATACTTTGACATGAAGAAGAACCAGTGCAAAGATGCTCTGGACATCTACAAGAAATTTCTTTACAGGATGACGAAGCTGTCAGAGTTCCTCAAAGTGGCCGAg CAAGTCGGAATAGATCAGGGTGACATCCCAGATCTCTCACAG aaaacaaaaggatctTACATT GCCCCCAGCAGCCTCCTGGAGGCTCTGGAGCAGCACCTGGCCTCTCTGGAGGGCAAGAAGACCAAGGAGCTGAATGCAGACACCAG AGCGTCCACTCTGTCCAGCGCCGTCTCATCTCTGTCCTCCACCGGCATGTCCTTCAGCCGCATGgacgagaaggagaagcagcaggccctggaggaggaacaggcCAGACTGCAGGCTCTCAAG gACCAGCGTCTGAAGGAGATGGGCATGCAgactcctccctctgcctcccccagCAGCCAGTCGATAAGCGGcggcatcaacaacaacaaccacatcacacacaccacagagcTGTTCACCTCCACGCTGTCTGccaacag cgtGCCCAATCTGAACAGCGACCTGTTTGATCTCCAGCCGGCCTTCATCCCTGCTGTGCAGAGCAATCCTTCAATCTCCACTGCCACCAGTGCCTGGGGAG gattggagcagcagcagcagcagccgccgccgccgcagcagaCCAGCGCGGCCATTGCTGCAGATTTCGATGCCGTGTTTGGGAATAAGGCCGCGCCCGGTAACAACGGCCCACAACCTGCAGCCG GCTTCGACGCTCTGGGAGACCTGTTGAAGCCGACCATGCCGGCGcacgccgcccccctcgccccccctcaaatggccatccatcacggagggAAGCTGCTGGCCAACGACCTGGACTCCTCGCTGGCCAACCTCGTGGGCA ATCTGCAGTTCGGCGGTGCGCCGGCCAAGAA TTCGTCCCTCTTCAGGCCCGAGATGCAGTGGAACCAGGCTGGGGAGAAGAAGCTGACGGGGGGACACAACTGGCAGAATAAGACCATGTCGACCACCCAGTGGGGCCCGGCCCCCATGGCGCCACAGCCCATGCCGGTGCAACACGTG AATGGAATGTTCTATACTAGTTAT GCTCCGGCTCCGATGGCGTTCCCCATGACCACACCACAAGTGCCTGTGTACGGAATG GTCCCCCCCCAGATGGGCCAGATGGGCGGGGTCCCAGTGATGGCTCCTCAGCCGATGATGTACAACCAGCCCGTCCTCCGGCCCACCAACCCCTTCGCCCCGATGCCCGGCGCCCAG ATGCAGTTTATGTAA